Proteins encoded in a region of the Prunus persica cultivar Lovell chromosome G4, Prunus_persica_NCBIv2, whole genome shotgun sequence genome:
- the LOC18778179 gene encoding uncharacterized protein LOC18778179 isoform X2, whose protein sequence is MALLTNSLLLLPQQLGPSRTQSPATIHFNHSQRCHRFCRATSSVSLWFCNGKRKVKSLKTKASKADKQEVKLEEKKGEEEEEFQVLTAMKSSYNDIVIVDTPKSRMLLLDSSQNVHSIVYKHQKWTASYWDEFASLPAIVPEGPIAILGLGGGTAAHLMLDLWPSLQLEGWEIDQILIDKAREYFGLSDLEKPTQAGGILNVHIGDALSPSVNISGGYAVLPQLQEVTTWLELKDQLMPNGRLMVNCGGVDGASDVRDGTAHPKNTSSDDSWLQNSTIKALSKAFPGQVSWKKMPQTFGENYLALTGPLPELTSWSAAVTGPLTASVNLWRPCEPCC, encoded by the exons ATGGCTCTGCTAACAAATAGCCTGCTATTGTTACCCCAGCAACTCGGTCCGAGTCGAACTCAGTCGCCTGCTACCATTCATTTCAACCATTCACAGCGCTGTCACCGTTTCTGCAGAGCAACATCCTCTGTTTCGCTTTGGTTCTGTAATGGGAAACGAAAAGTCAAGAGTCTCAAGACCAAAGCCTCCAAGGCAGATAAGCAAGAagtgaaattggaagagaaaaagggggaagaagaagaagaatttcaAGTACTGACGGCCATGAAGAGCAGTTACAATGACATAGTAATCGTGGACACTCCCAAATCAAGAATGCTGCTCCTCGACTCTTCTC AAAATGTGCACAGCATTGTTTACAAGCACCAGAAATGGACTGCTTCCTACTGG GATGAGTTTGCTAGCTTGCCTGCTATTGTTCCAGAAGGTCCTATTGCCATCCTTGGCTTG GGTGGTGGAACAGCTGCTCATCTGATGCTTGACTTGTGGCCGTCTTTGCAGCTTGAAGGTTGGGAGATTGATCAAATT ttGATTGATAAAGCAAGAGAGTATTTTGGGCTGTCTGATCTTGAGAAGCCTACTCAAGCTGGTGGCATACTTAACGTTCACATTGGTGATGCCCTTTCTCCTTCAGTTAATATTTCTGGAGGGTATGCCG TTTTGCCACAGTTGCAAGAG GTTACAACTTGGTTGGAATTAAAGGATCAGCTGATGCCCAATGGCCGTCTAATGGTGAACTGTGGTGGCGTAGATGGAGCATCTGATGTCAGAGATGGAACAGCGCATCCAAAAAATACCTCCAGTGACGACAGTTGGCTACAAAATTCTACTATCAAGGCATTATCTAAAGCATTCCCTGGACAA GTAAGCTGGAAGAAAATGCCACAAACTTTTGGTGAAAATTATCTTGCACTGACGGGACCTTTGCCAGAATTGACTTCATGGTCTGCTGCAGTAACAGGTCCCTTGACCGCCAGTGTGAATCTATGGAGACCATGCGAACCTTGTTGTTGA
- the LOC18778179 gene encoding uncharacterized protein LOC18778179 isoform X1, translated as MALLTNSLLLLPQQLGPSRTQSPATIHFNHSQRCHRFCRATSSVSLWFCNGKRKVKSLKTKASKADKQEVKLEEKKGEEEEEFQVLTAMKSSYNDIVIVDTPKSRMLLLDSSQNVHSIVYKHQKWTASYWDEFASLPAIVPEGPIAILGLGGGTAAHLMLDLWPSLQLEGWEIDQILIDKAREYFGLSDLEKPTQAGGILNVHIGDALSPSVNISGGYAGIVIDLFSDGKVLPQLQEVTTWLELKDQLMPNGRLMVNCGGVDGASDVRDGTAHPKNTSSDDSWLQNSTIKALSKAFPGQVSWKKMPQTFGENYLALTGPLPELTSWSAAVTGPLTASVNLWRPCEPCC; from the exons ATGGCTCTGCTAACAAATAGCCTGCTATTGTTACCCCAGCAACTCGGTCCGAGTCGAACTCAGTCGCCTGCTACCATTCATTTCAACCATTCACAGCGCTGTCACCGTTTCTGCAGAGCAACATCCTCTGTTTCGCTTTGGTTCTGTAATGGGAAACGAAAAGTCAAGAGTCTCAAGACCAAAGCCTCCAAGGCAGATAAGCAAGAagtgaaattggaagagaaaaagggggaagaagaagaagaatttcaAGTACTGACGGCCATGAAGAGCAGTTACAATGACATAGTAATCGTGGACACTCCCAAATCAAGAATGCTGCTCCTCGACTCTTCTC AAAATGTGCACAGCATTGTTTACAAGCACCAGAAATGGACTGCTTCCTACTGG GATGAGTTTGCTAGCTTGCCTGCTATTGTTCCAGAAGGTCCTATTGCCATCCTTGGCTTG GGTGGTGGAACAGCTGCTCATCTGATGCTTGACTTGTGGCCGTCTTTGCAGCTTGAAGGTTGGGAGATTGATCAAATT ttGATTGATAAAGCAAGAGAGTATTTTGGGCTGTCTGATCTTGAGAAGCCTACTCAAGCTGGTGGCATACTTAACGTTCACATTGGTGATGCCCTTTCTCCTTCAGTTAATATTTCTGGAGGGTATGCCG GCATTGTTATTGACTTGTTTTCTGATGGAAAAGTTTTGCCACAGTTGCAAGAG GTTACAACTTGGTTGGAATTAAAGGATCAGCTGATGCCCAATGGCCGTCTAATGGTGAACTGTGGTGGCGTAGATGGAGCATCTGATGTCAGAGATGGAACAGCGCATCCAAAAAATACCTCCAGTGACGACAGTTGGCTACAAAATTCTACTATCAAGGCATTATCTAAAGCATTCCCTGGACAA GTAAGCTGGAAGAAAATGCCACAAACTTTTGGTGAAAATTATCTTGCACTGACGGGACCTTTGCCAGAATTGACTTCATGGTCTGCTGCAGTAACAGGTCCCTTGACCGCCAGTGTGAATCTATGGAGACCATGCGAACCTTGTTGTTGA